TTAGTCGACATTCCGCAGACACTGAAATAATACGTAGATCAGTGTTGCCAGGTTAgtggaagagaattatcgtatttgagttCTAAAATTATCGATCCgatgaaaaaaatcgtatgCCTGTCAAAACAGCACTACCCCtaaaatttcttgcaaaataagctatGGTCCGATGTAAATATTCGTCTAAAATGCTAAAAcatcagtttaatatttttatatgtttgtgACAGATCCGAACGGCTTACAGGACTTTTCGACATTTTTGACTGACACCAAgaagccgaacacccaaaaggtcCCTGAAAAGAAATTGTGGCCTATTTCTGagggaaagtgtcatattttgcttcaaatacgTACGACAATGCTTTTTGGAACGTACATCgtaccggagcccaaattatcgtacatgtacgataattatcgtacgcctggcaacactgacgTAGATAATTATAAGTAACTACTACATAATACATACTATACTTGTATGAGCGTAGCATATATATGATATCAGTCTGTAGAAATAACCTCGATAGTTTCGCCCGGTGTTgccatttcaaaattaataaacatgCTAGAGACGGACAATCTAGTTAGTGCTTCTGAGCATTTTCCGCAAGTCGACCACCATTGTGCCTATAGACACGCAAGTCTAATCGAATTCTGCATACCATGTGTAATGATTGCATTgccatcattaatgtcaaatttctatgaaaatatttcgTTAAATAATGACACTCCTTACTTTGTTAtgtcggtgcaaagttagcttaagGTCAGTCCAGACGTAACTATTTTTTCCCTGATCTGATAAAATTGTCAGCTGAAATCAGGTGGTGTGAACGCAAAAATGAAATTGGCTCACATTCGATTGTAAGATTACGACTGATCAAACAGAGGTACGGACGAAAGAATGCCAATTTTTGACACTAGTTTGCGCGTTTGAgagcatttgttttattttgatctaagattggtgattaaattgtgtaCATGTGGACGCTAGATGAAATTGACGCcaatttattttcagataaaCTTGGTCAATTTGATCATTCCCTCTGGATGGGCCTTTAGACACACTTTATGCTCACATGAATgacaacttttgttttaaaatctgtgTATAATTCAACTAACACACATTTAAACTTacacattaataaatatttgtaaagcGCTTCACACATGTTACTTAATTCAGAATCCTAAGTAATCGTAAATCGTAAGTGTAACCGCCTTTATATAGGAAGAGTCTGACTGCACTAAATAGGATTTTTTTGGATCCTAGTTAGGCAGCCAGCTAGGACGACTGATTTGTAAGGTGTGTGAAGCGAGACCAAGaaagatttaagtatttttgtacttataaaaaaaacaacatatttattcctattttttatttcatacaatcaTCATAATGCTGCAAGAGCGAGAGAAGTAAATAACTACTTATTTTTTCCACCCTGGCCCGAAGCCAACCCGACAAGAGATCCAATAACTCCGGCCACAGCACTACCAGCAGCGAGTCCAGCAACACCAGTTACAGTTGGCGGCTTTCCAGAAGTTTGGCCAGGTGTGGGTGGCATTTCTGAAATAAAGTAATTTACAATaagtactttgtaaaaaaaaaaaaaattttatacatGATTTATCGcggactgtatttttctttcaacagggaactaatactcattgagacaattctaacaaacccaaacaaaCACATTGTTTTACCACGGAGATCCTAAGGttacctcctgtgtccatcatcagatcgatCGTACCATAATATTCCATTATCACCCAACAAACGTATGTGACAAATACAAATGTATGTGAAATTTAAGTTCAATCGAATAATTGGGAAGTTCGTCTAATTTCGCACGATTTAAATCGAacacatacattgcaagttaaataaaagcttaaatacattttttaatataagtttCTGGGATTTAGTGGTCAAGGGTGCCTAGTATCCTTACAGTCTGGCTATGTTCATCTGTGTGGCAAATTCTCTCCCATCTCTATCTCTGTCCACCCGTCCGTTgcttttcgcttcaaccctatggTGTTGGTCTGTCATCGAaagtctttaaaataaaataaggatccagaaaaaatatttttgatcgtcactgacgtttattttgatgccaagttgccatacaaaataatttacaacataattttgtattttctgtatatTTAATAAGCTTTTTCTACTAATGGGAAAACTTGGACTTGCGACCTTTCGAATCGCTCTAACCGGTCCGGGGCCGTTAAGACATAACATTCTTACGATAGATGTCGCTATGCGCCTCCCTAAGAACGTTTTCACAttttccgatccgatatcgatgtaaatgtttatttatttatttatttaaaactgtcGGAAGCaccatccgatatcggatgttgGAAGGTGTTCATGACAAAAAAGCCGCGGGAGAGTGCCATATGGCATGAAGTCCGTTTTTTAGTAATAATGATTTAGtaaatgcataaataaaaacaaaggaacacatatattttacaatttacgtCCTTCCGACAGCCGACATcagatcggacaatgtgaaaacgctctaaggcGTGTAAACAAAAAGCTAAGGCGTGTAAACAAAAAGGAAGGAATTGAGAAGCATGCTTCTGGTACCTAAGCCTTGGCAGCTCAGTTGGTTAAGAGAAATCGGATCGGTGTTTTTAAAGTTCTCAAGTTCGAATATAACTCGAAGCGGGGAATTTTTCCATGattactttaaataattataattctctctctctctctctctctttgaTGAAATACAATAGAGGAAAGTATGTTTGGAATTCAATACACAATAAGAAATGCAATTATTTTCCTAAATGGATTGTTTCCAGCTGATCTGTAACCGTGTAAAGCAGGGGGCCTAGTCAAGGTGcaaatcgtttgcgccgtagcgaacgaaatgctaatgtctctctgtcacacttataAGGAAGAGTTATTGAGAGACattaccgtttcgttcgctacctACCCGGCCCTAAGAAACTAGAGCTGTCCATCTTGTTGAATAAAAAAGGTACTCACTGTTTATTTTATCTCGTACTGAACAGAGTTGATTACTCGGTAGAACTGATTCTTCATGCCTCAGGAAATTGTTTATATACCTTCACAGATTACAAGAATATACTAatatatagtacttatatttagaCGTATAGGTACTTACCCGGCACAGCGATATAGTTTTTGCATGTGGCAACATGATCTGGTGATACTGCGGTTCTTCCCAGTTCCGATGGAAAGTTACTTTTGATCGGACTGACAATGAAGGTATAAGTTGTTTATCTTTATGAATTTCATGATCTAAAGAGTACAACCCGAAAATAGGTttgtattagttttttttttaatactacgtcggtggcaaacaagcatacggcctgcctgatggtaagcagtatccgtagcctaagtacgcctgcaactccagaggagttacatgcgcgttgccgaccctaaccccctcccaccctcgttgagctctggcaaacttactcacctgcaggaacacaacactatgagtagggtctagtgttatttggctgcggttttctgtaaggtggatgtacttccccagttgggctctgctctagatatggaatgacatccaatggctgtgccctaccacacaaagcgagatgaaattcacaatgcccatacctctcttttggacgtagtttaaggacgtacccgggtccaagatgtatttcatgaaccgtgatagttagacagttaaaattttcacagatgatgtatttctgtttccgctataacaacaaacactaaaaagtacggaaccctcggtgagcgagtccgactcgcacttgtaaTAAAAgagagttttttttatgttcatgTCACAGTTGctggatctccaaataaataaaaactaaattttgaaaGTTTCGAGTCCTGTATTTTTTACCATTTCCATACGTAAgtatattatttgaatatagGTCCATATATGCACATACTGTGATAATTTGCCATTTGCTATATATTTTActagatttaaatataaaattcaacacGTGTCATCATCCCTATTGCAATATCTTTCTTAGACTTTGTACCAATAATCTTTGAATTACTTGCACTTACATTCTTATCAGAAAGCGAGATAGCAACCGACTTTATTCAAGTAAACATATACATCGTGTCATTAACTACgacgcgcgccttgactcgtattgccatgttattaaaggttagatttgacaaatctgcgcgtcatcgtggatgacacgagctATACTAATATACAGAACGGGGAATAACAGACGCTTCGTTTGACAGTGTTGCCACAATTAGCGCAACTCGATGACGAAAGGGTTCAATAATATTACTTTAATGTGTAGTTGTATTACTCttgcttaaaatatattttgtttagtgGCTCTCCTGAAAACTTCATAGTTGTCTGTTGCAACATTTTCCCAATTTCACACTCTCGTCACAAATCTCCgctatcaatatttttttaggtttctaTAAAAAGAGGGGTAAAAAGGTAAAGAGGTGTgaatgtttaaatataattatgataatgaTATGTACGGTTTTtaacaacattatttatttagtcttcATGATATCGGGTGTGTTTTTGCTTACAGGATGACTCACGCTGCAACGGTCCAGGCCCGggacacttcagttttctatagaaagtatCGCGTAATCACAGATCTCCCGTCATAGAAAAAGAACTGTCGGGTCGGGTCGGAAGCTCGGAAGCCTCGTCCTGGGCCGTTCTAGCGTGAATCATCCTTGAGTAAGTCCAGAGGATCTCCTGTGTGTTTTGAACTTTTTGGGCATCATGCACAATGTGGTAATTGGCGCTGGGTAAATGGACTGTGTAGGTGGACGTCGCACTTCAGTGTATCTCGCTACCtacacttaagaggaaagaggacggccgcttctccgtacaaacgtagtccctatttttctctctggatattgacatcatggaaaatatttatacataatttgatgtaaggtcactgtgggcaagaccgtctacaaggcaagtccgtcaacacattataacttttgaattagaaagcgtttgccgctttggcgtcgagtttataagtcagtttttcgcgctagttccctcactctaaaacagatggcgctgtgacaacgaacttcagagcaatccgcgtaaacaagtcattacgtgtatggaactcgaagtgatagtgcgacagtctctgcaaataaaattgttaaaaatagtttgtgacaagattttgcaccagaaattgactacgtaagtaatataagacccggcaatctttattatgtgtttaaattatcagatattggcttagttttgtaattatacgttccatcattcatcacattaaaattttgctaagttggaaagtccgtctactatgtaccaggcaagtccgtcatatgccggactttccttgaatcagaggttaccaactgtttgttaacttcaatattatttattacggttggcttcaatattatttattacgattttataaggttactacagatacgcatctttacgacattgcgcatgatgtttgtgttttgtgtttattaacaattttaatctcgaacctacaaaagaaatgtgttcttcatcctcagcactatgtaaccgaaaatacaaataagaaaatacctattaagtaaataaatattgaccgcaaactaagcatagcttagcttttactattggtGCTAGGCGATGACATATacaaacttatatagataaatacataaaaacaaacatgactggaggaacaaatatgtgtagattatacaagcaaatgcccctaccgggattcgaacccatgatcatcgccttcatatgttatattattatacctatgacacatattattaccctttttactcctcttgaattttagaatacggttgtacagtcatattttcttgacagttttgaagattaaaatcattgcagccatatcagtccgtacgtattttttatttcggaacatttattATACTTATCGTGGTTTAGGCGTTTTGCCTACACCGTGATACAAGGTTACGCGTCACGCCAACGCTGTACCGCgcgtgccacgccgctatgtgacgtgggttcttcgccttacttatcctgaaaatttacgtatgtagggtacctacttgtgttatgGAGTTTGATTTGCCAGTCACTATTTGATTCAAACTTAAACGGTGCTCGTAGTTTAAAACTGCTACTAAtatgagtttatttatgtaaccctctttgatctccgtaaatttaaaacaacgagtaaatttgaaataacatgaaattttgagaagtctaaaaaataaatacatataattattttccaaaaaaggtttaccaccccatttacgtaatatatgccggacttaccttttaattagaaaaattgaatttatttcgaatctaaaccctatattaacaagtttagagtacacttttcattgtcttgtttcattctttgtaaggattagaatacgaacacataagcacccatagtatggctgatattgttactagacggacttaccttaaactacacgggaagtccgtctactcgccgaatttttaaaaatactattgtatttgcttaatttatgattaaaatgatctgtcactatagcttaactattatttatgaaattctttatcgtatgtgattacaagcggtcacgtaagtgaataattaacggagctagaatactccaatgtaaaaaataaataaagtatgccggtcttgcccacagtcaccttatattaaccatagctataccCCCTATGTTTgactattttagattttttgattattggaAAAATTacgagcgaaaaacagatttcatacaaatttttaaatgcagcagtggcagcatggttccatttttatcacctgtcactatacccgtcacttttgcgcttacatacttgttagaacgtgacaggcatggtgacaaatgataaagagccgactatcttagccctactgggagtcttatgataatttaaaaattcgaaaaaatcaaacgtaggggcataactgatatacaacaaattgtgccAAAATATcctcaataatgttaatatccagagaggaaaatgaggactacgtttgtatgaaaaggtgatttcacgCGGGTCCTCTTTCGTGGGGGTCTTAAACATAAATTCTCCGGATCGCCCGCTTTCAGTGAAAAGTCAATTTCGTTGGCACCATTTCCGCCTCGAAGCCGAAACGCCATGCGGTTTGTAGCTGGCATGCCCTGGGCAAGCTAACAGTCCAGTCCTCTCTCCATGTACCTATCCTTGATGTTAAAGAAGCTCTGTTGAAGTTCCTGTGCCGTATTGTACGGCGAATGTTAAGTGTAGCCTAGGCGGACAGAAAAATTCCGAGAAGACGGACAGTTTTGGATTGGAAGTAATTTTGTTGGCTTCCTTTAGCAGGGCTTGTTAATCTAGATATTCTAGATATTcctttgtaaatttgtaaaacgACCAAGAATTGTATTAATGCTatacgactaaataaataaatttagtcTTTATAATAACACGCTTAATAAGCTTTACAGAGATACACAATTTcagttttacttatttattttagttgatCGAGCAGCCCGAGTTGAGCGCAGTCTGGTAAGAAGCGTCTCTGTTTCAAATTGGGTAAAAAACTAACATTCATTGTGACAATTAatagtattagtagtagtagtaaaacgtATACAAACACACACATAGACAATTGTAACACatccaaatacatttttttatcacaGAAATCGATGACCACCACTATGAGTCACTACGTAGTTTAGGATTATTAATAGCGAAGGGTGCTTTTGCATTTGTTTTTAAGTAATACTGCccttttgaatttcgatcggCATTCTCTCCCATATATGTTTGCTGTTTACATTCAGTGCTATTTAAATGTTCCGTCCAATGTTTGCTTCGGCAAGCAGGAAAACCAGTAGGATTATCAATGGATTCGGAAAAATACATGTGCGCTCTCGAATGACTACAAGGCTCTGGAACTTTACAAACAAATTTAGAGTATctgttaatattatacaaaatttacataaaagtaggtaaaatttgaaataaatataatcaaaattGTTACCGAATTGAAAAAACATACTGTCACACCCAGGTTGTGGTGATTTACCGCCGTTTGGGTAAAAATCAGCATGGCCACTGTTATCTTGGATGCCCAGGGCTCCACCACATGTGTGTATCACGTCTACGAAGACCGCAACGGATGAGCTCAGGGACAACGTTTCCAGTACCTTTGGATACTCAAAgagcagtgccggattaaccattaagcaaaataagcacttgcttagggcaccacgtctaggggggcaccaaaatcgtaggaaaaaaacgcgcaggctgcatcgcagtcgtagtacttatgtacacgaaattttttgtcgactttgacgtgtgcaagtacccatctaataacggggtcgtaatagagtgaggacacgtaagcacatctccaacccttcgcggaggccctcaaagctcatagccaaaatatcttaccgtcgggcttgtggccaaccgattttgtcgacgtagattaccgattttgtagcgaattttgctctcttgcacgccagatgtgtcggcctggccgagttgctgcagaaccacgatcctgcgacctaattgtcaaactgttataaagggccccgcgaaggcacaaaaccaaaagcaacttattaagtttcggtttccacttaagccaaaggccgagcagtaggagaaccgtgataccataggttcgatttcaagccactctattgcagttcggcgttaggtcttatgcgacgctactTTGTGCAATCTGCCTTACTTTCACTTaacatggatccaaatctaagctgtcctctctcg
This genomic stretch from Cydia pomonella isolate Wapato2018A chromosome 24, ilCydPomo1, whole genome shotgun sequence harbors:
- the LOC133530875 gene encoding phospholipase A1 2-like, translating into MYLRLVSHCSFGIVFRGLSNYIKLNAPAQQPNRRDTTRLLSNKQVKLVTHGWISSAEDGMVTSIKNAYLRSKDVAVIAVDWSDTANDYNYPFVAKSIRKVGAHVGQFLNVFCELYNISGDRLHLIGHSLGAHLMGIAASKTNVRVGRVTGLDPARPLFDSCSLRVFFLRFWCPPRRGALSKCLFCLMVNPALLFEYPKVLETLSLSSSVAVFVDVIHTCGGALGIQDNSGHADFYPNGGKSPQPGCDIPEPCSHSRAHMYFSESIDNPTGFPACRSKHWTEHLNSTECKQQTYMGENADRNSKGQYYLKTNAKAPFAINNPKLRSDS